From a region of the Bradyrhizobium manausense genome:
- a CDS encoding SGNH/GDSL hydrolase family protein — MSKPKSFFKALTETGPLIALGTALAILVSVAGASAQGFFNFPGFGGPPQRQAPQRGGGGGGWFGGDFFAPFQQPQQQAPRQDFSRAPSPAKRETIADKNVLVIGDAMADWLAYGLEDAYTEQPDMGVIRKHRTNSGLIKYQPKGEPSDWAAAARGILETEKPDVIVVMLGLNDRIAIREAVEKSDKASDKDKKNDKAARGKPPAKPGDAKPDTAAKPDDKPVDTDLPQDDADNADTPAAVPEKTARNPNGLYEFRDEHWVELYGKKIEELANVLKAKGVPVLWVGLPAIRGPKGTADMLFLDSLYREGAAKAGITYVDVWDGFVDEAGRFLQKGPDFEGQIRQLRSGDGVYFTKPGARKLAHYVEREITRLLAGRSGPIALPSEPGTPDTSAEPGKPAPRPLAGPIVPLVAASISTDQLLGGPGTRPAAVDALAARTLVKGEPLAAPAGRADDYSWPRREVGREQAKGDTPVAATTPDGGTAAPVAPGAAAAIAPPKPPAPKKPTPPQQQPAQATPSFRDFFGFGSPQPAPRQLAPGPRNPNPNPAIPRPPGNVGRSAEVR, encoded by the coding sequence ATGTCGAAGCCCAAATCCTTTTTCAAGGCGCTGACCGAGACCGGCCCGTTGATCGCGCTGGGGACGGCGCTTGCGATCCTGGTGTCGGTCGCGGGGGCCTCGGCGCAGGGGTTCTTCAACTTCCCGGGCTTCGGTGGGCCGCCGCAGCGCCAGGCTCCGCAACGCGGCGGTGGTGGCGGCGGCTGGTTCGGCGGCGACTTCTTCGCACCGTTCCAGCAACCGCAGCAGCAGGCCCCGCGCCAGGATTTTTCGCGCGCGCCGTCGCCGGCCAAGCGCGAGACCATTGCCGACAAGAACGTGCTGGTGATCGGCGACGCCATGGCCGACTGGCTCGCCTATGGCCTCGAGGACGCCTACACCGAGCAGCCCGACATGGGCGTGATCCGCAAGCACAGGACCAATTCGGGCCTGATCAAGTATCAGCCCAAAGGTGAGCCCTCGGACTGGGCGGCGGCCGCAAGGGGTATTCTGGAGACCGAGAAGCCTGACGTGATCGTCGTCATGCTCGGCCTCAACGACCGCATCGCCATCCGCGAAGCTGTCGAAAAATCCGACAAGGCCTCCGACAAGGACAAGAAGAACGACAAGGCCGCGCGCGGCAAGCCGCCGGCAAAACCCGGCGACGCCAAGCCCGACACCGCAGCCAAGCCCGACGACAAGCCTGTCGACACCGACCTGCCGCAAGACGACGCCGACAACGCCGATACGCCGGCGGCCGTGCCGGAAAAGACCGCGCGCAATCCGAACGGCCTCTACGAATTCCGCGACGAGCATTGGGTCGAGCTCTACGGCAAGAAGATCGAAGAGCTCGCGAACGTCCTCAAGGCGAAGGGCGTGCCGGTGCTCTGGGTCGGCCTGCCTGCGATCCGCGGGCCCAAGGGCACCGCGGACATGCTGTTCCTGGATTCGCTCTATCGCGAAGGTGCGGCCAAGGCCGGCATCACCTATGTCGACGTCTGGGACGGCTTTGTCGATGAAGCCGGCCGCTTCCTCCAGAAGGGTCCGGACTTCGAAGGCCAGATCCGTCAACTCCGCAGCGGCGACGGCGTCTATTTCACCAAGCCCGGCGCGCGCAAGCTCGCGCATTACGTCGAGCGCGAGATCACGCGCCTGCTGGCGGGCCGCTCCGGCCCGATCGCGCTGCCGAGCGAGCCGGGGACGCCCGACACCAGCGCCGAGCCCGGCAAACCGGCGCCGCGGCCGCTCGCGGGCCCGATCGTGCCATTGGTTGCGGCCTCGATCTCGACCGATCAATTGCTGGGTGGACCGGGCACGCGTCCCGCCGCCGTCGATGCGCTCGCCGCCCGGACGCTGGTGAAGGGCGAGCCGCTCGCCGCGCCCGCGGGCCGTGCCGATGATTATTCCTGGCCGCGCCGCGAAGTCGGCCGCGAGCAGGCCAAGGGCGATACGCCTGTCGCGGCGACGACGCCTGACGGTGGCACTGCGGCTCCAGTTGCGCCGGGTGCGGCCGCCGCGATCGCGCCGCCCAAGCCACCCGCACCGAAGAAGCCGACGCCGCCGCAGCAGCAGCCGGCACAGGCAACGCCGTCCTTCCGCGATTTCTTTGGCTTCGGCTCGCCGCAGCCGGCACCACGTCAATTGGCGCCCGGGCCGCGCAACCCGAATCCGAACCCTGCGATCCCGCGGCCGCCGGGCAATGTCGGGCGATCGGCGGAAGTTCGGTAG